Proteins encoded together in one Rhizobium bangladeshense window:
- the rfbC gene encoding dTDP-4-dehydrorhamnose 3,5-epimerase: protein MHIETATIEGIVAITPPRFGDHRGYFCEVFKDAWFRENVADVTFIQDNESLSAQAGTVRGLHFQIPPFAQGKLVRCLAGRIMDVVVDIREGSPSFGKWLSQELSPETGKQLWIPAGFAHGFATIEPNSVISYKVTAPYSPQHDRGIAWNDPMIGIRWPFDERDMVSSDKDKTLPRLADLPSHFSYTAQQPRD from the coding sequence ATGCACATTGAGACCGCGACCATCGAGGGCATTGTCGCAATCACGCCGCCACGTTTCGGCGATCACCGCGGCTACTTCTGCGAAGTATTCAAGGATGCCTGGTTCCGGGAAAATGTGGCCGACGTCACGTTCATCCAGGACAACGAATCGCTTTCAGCGCAGGCTGGAACCGTCCGGGGGCTGCATTTCCAGATCCCACCCTTCGCACAGGGCAAGCTGGTGCGCTGCCTTGCCGGCCGGATCATGGATGTCGTCGTCGATATTCGCGAGGGATCGCCGAGCTTCGGCAAATGGCTCTCTCAGGAGCTCTCGCCGGAAACCGGCAAACAGCTCTGGATACCGGCCGGTTTCGCACACGGATTCGCAACGATCGAGCCGAACAGCGTCATCAGCTACAAGGTAACCGCACCCTACAGCCCGCAGCATGATCGGGGCATCGCGTGGAACGATCCGATGATCGGCATTCGCTGGCCCTTCGATGAGAGAGACATGGTGTCGTCCGACAAGGACAAGACGCTGCCGCGGCTCGCCGATCTGCCAAGCCATTTTTCCTATACAGCACAGCAACCCAGGGATTGA
- the rfbB gene encoding dTDP-glucose 4,6-dehydratase, whose amino-acid sequence MRILVTGGAGFIGSALVRHLVSEVGAEVLNVDTLTYAGNLASLKSVESAPNYQFLRADICDRARMQEAFASFHPDIVMHLAAESHVDRSISGAADFIQTNIVGTFSLLDTARHYWDGLEARRKRAFRFLHVSTDEVYGSLGAEGLFAETTPYDPSSPYSASKAASDHLAIAWHRTYGLPVVVSNCSNNYGPFHFPEKLIPLMILNALEDKPLPVYGNGANVRDWLYVEDHARALFTIASRGRPGEKYNVGGRNERRNIDVVHRICAILDGVYNDKAPHARLITNVTDRPGHDARYAIDASKLESELGWKAQETFDTGIEKTVHWYLENEWWWKPLRENVYSGERLGVFKGQ is encoded by the coding sequence ATGCGCATACTGGTCACGGGCGGAGCGGGCTTCATCGGATCGGCCTTGGTGCGCCATCTTGTCAGCGAGGTCGGCGCCGAGGTGCTAAATGTCGACACGCTGACCTATGCCGGCAATCTGGCATCGCTGAAATCCGTCGAATCGGCGCCGAACTATCAATTCCTGCGCGCCGACATCTGCGACCGCGCCAGGATGCAGGAAGCATTCGCGTCCTTCCACCCCGACATCGTCATGCATCTCGCGGCGGAGAGCCATGTCGACCGCTCGATCTCGGGCGCGGCCGATTTCATTCAGACCAATATCGTCGGTACATTCAGCCTGCTGGATACCGCACGGCACTATTGGGACGGGCTTGAGGCTCGCCGCAAGAGAGCCTTCCGCTTTCTGCATGTCTCGACTGACGAGGTCTACGGCTCGCTCGGCGCCGAGGGCCTCTTCGCGGAGACGACGCCTTACGATCCGTCCTCGCCCTACTCAGCCTCCAAGGCGGCGAGCGACCATCTGGCGATTGCCTGGCACCGCACCTACGGGCTGCCGGTCGTCGTCTCCAATTGCTCCAACAACTACGGCCCCTTCCATTTCCCGGAAAAGCTCATTCCGCTGATGATCCTGAACGCACTGGAGGACAAGCCTCTTCCGGTTTACGGCAATGGCGCGAACGTTCGCGACTGGCTCTATGTCGAAGACCACGCCCGCGCGCTCTTCACGATCGCATCCAGAGGGCGCCCCGGCGAAAAATACAATGTGGGCGGCCGCAATGAGCGCAGGAACATCGATGTCGTTCACCGCATCTGCGCTATTCTCGACGGCGTCTACAATGACAAGGCACCGCATGCGCGTCTGATCACCAACGTCACGGACCGCCCCGGACACGACGCACGCTATGCAATCGATGCCTCGAAACTCGAAAGCGAACTCGGCTGGAAGGCGCAAGAGACCTTCGACACCGGCATCGAGAAGACCGTGCACTGGTACCTGGAAAACGAATGGTGGTGGAAGCCGCTACGCGAAAACGTCTACTCCGGCGAACGCCTCGGCGTTTTCAAGGGACAATAA